A single genomic interval of Coccidioides posadasii str. Silveira chromosome 1, complete sequence harbors:
- a CDS encoding uncharacterized protein (EggNog:ENOG410PHC1~COG:G~BUSCO:4503at33183) — MTKVDQKVALIVIDGWGVPGPQSPPEGDAIAAAETPVMSSFADPKAKTAQGYTELDASSLAVGLPEGLMGNSEVGHLNIGAGRVVWQDVVRIDQTLKKGELNKVQSIVNTFNRAKTGNGRLHLLGLVSDGGVHSHINHLVGLLKVAKEMEIPKVFIHFFGDGRDTDPKSGAGYMQQLLDSMKEVGIGELATVVGRYFAMDRDKRWDRIEVAMKGIVLGDGEASDDAVKAINERYEKGETDEFLKPIIFGGDERRVKDDDTLFFFNYRSDRVREITQLLGDYDRSPKPDFPYPKNIAITTMTQYKTDYTFPIAFPPQHMGNVLAEWLSVKGLKQCHIAETEKYAHVTFFFNGGIEKQFEGEDRDLIPSPRVATYDLDPKMSAAPVGEKMAERIAEKKYDLVMNNFAPPDMVGHTGVYEAAIQGVAATDKAIGRIFESCKENGYILFITADHGNAEEMKNGDGSPKTSHTTNKVPLVMANAPEGWSLKEKDGILGDVAPTIIDAMGIEQPKEMSGSSLLIRN; from the exons ATGACCAAAGTTGATCAGAAGGTTGCATTGA TCGTCATCGATGGTTGGGGAGTTCCTGGGCCCCAATCCCCTCCCGAGGGCGACGCCATTGCTGCCGCCGAAACCCCTGTGATGTCCTCTTTTGCCGACCCGAAAGCGAAAACCGCTCAGGGATACACTGAACTCGATGCTTCGTCCCTTGCGGTTGGCCTACCTGAAGGATTGATGGGGAACAGCGAAGTCGGTCACTTAAACATTGGTGCCGGCCGTGTCGTATGGCAGGACGTTGTCCGTATTGACCAGACCCTGAAGAAGGGGGAGCTGAACAAGGTTCAGTCCATTGTCAACACATTCAATAGGGCAAAGACCGGAAATGGGAGACTGCACTTGCTCGGCTTGGTGTCTGATGGAGGCGTTCATTCGCATATCAACCACTTGGTTGGACTATTGAAGGTCGCTAAAGAGATGGAGATCCCAAAGGTTTTTATCCATTTTTTTGGAGACGGAAGAGACACTGATCCAAAGAGCGGAGCGGGTTACATGCAGCAGTTGTTGGATAGCATGAAGGAAGTAGGAATCGGTGAATTGGCAACCGTGGTTGGGCGGTACTTTGCCATGGATCGTGACAAGAGATGGGACCGCATTGAGGTCGCCATGAAGGGCATTGTCTTGGGAGATGGAGAGGCCAGCGACGATGCTGTCAAAGCGATCAACGAAAGATACGAAAAGGGCGAGACCGATGAATTCTTGAAGCCCATTATCTTTGGAGGTGATGAGAGGAGAGTCAAAG ACGACGAcactctcttcttcttcaattATCGTTCCGATCGTGTTCGGGAAATCACCCAGCTTCTAGGTGACTACGATCGTTCCCCAAAACCGGACTTCCCGTACCCCAAGAACATCGCCATTACCACCATGACCCAGTACAAGACCGACTATACTTTCCCAATTGCATTCCCGCCTCAGCACATGGGTAATGTCCTCGCTGAATGGCTGAGTGTCAAGGGGCTCAAGCAATGCCACATCGCTGAGACAGAAAAATACGCCCATGtaactttcttcttcaatgGAGGAATCGAGAAGCAGTTTGAGGGTGAGGACCGGGACTTAATCCCGTCACCCAGGGTCGCAACTTATGACCTAGACCCAAAAATGAGTGCAGCTCCCGTCGGGGAGAAGATGGCTGAAAGAATCGCGGAGAAGAAGTATGACTTGGTAATGAATAACTTTGCACCACCGGACATGGTTGGCCATACTGGCGTGTACGAGGCAGCTATTCAAGGTGTTGCCGCAACAGACAAAGCCATCGGACGGATCTTCGAATCGTGCAAAGAGAACGGATACATCCTCTTCATCACTGCGGATCACGG TAATGCCGAAGAAATGAAGAACGGCGATGGTTCCCCAAAGACCTCTCATACCACAAACAAAGTCCCATTAGTCATGGCCAATGCTCCTGAAGGATGGAGCTTGAAGGAAAAGGACGGAATTTTGGGTGATGTTGCGCCTACCATCATTGATGCCATGGGCATTGAACAACCGAAGGAGATGAGCGGAAGCAGCTTGCTTATCCGCAACTAG
- a CDS encoding uncharacterized protein (EggNog:ENOG410PQV2~COG:O~BUSCO:16604at33183), whose translation MADSQKQLQALTDEYQKLQLELQGVVEAREKLEAQQQENKSVQKEFATLDDDANIYKLIGPVLLKQDKTDAVMAVDGRLDFIEKEIKRIESQIADIEEKSEKKKAEVIRLQTQMQQQASAASA comes from the exons ATGGCCGATTCTCAGAAGCAACTTCAAGCCCTCACTGACGAGTATCAGAAGCTTCAACTAG AGCTCCAAGGGGTCGTCGAGGCGCGCGAAAAGCTCGAAGCCCAGCAGCAAGAAAACAAGAGCGTACAGAAG GAGTTCGCTACCCTTGACGATGATGCAAATATATACAAGCTTATTGGGCCAGTGTTGTTAAAGCAAGATAAGACCGATGCTGTAATGGCGGTCGATGGACGGTTGGACTTTATTGAGAAGGAAAT AAAACGGATTGAGAGTCAAATTGCTGATATTGAAGAGAAAagcgagaagaaaaaagcagAG GTTATTCGGCTTCAAACGCAGATGCAGCAACAAGCCAGTGCAGCTTCTGCATGA
- a CDS encoding uncharacterized protein (EggNog:ENOG410PKZY~COG:S~BUSCO:1030at33183) — MAYNYIDTPRTQVGNATYLNTGFRSTTRHNLSALDSLENSFHSPSEDRDLLKSGENKRSRKSDDFSLRTPRAGPAPRSAKGGMQSRRNLPTAAIPRGEFTPLMKSVTKNNFLRNTGKGGPETPAFLRNDYRDPNTPGLPRIEASEIYEDRSMNSINENDATPIPEVASSSPQSTPLPVLPSRNGGGGVLGDDNMMTLREQESVPYPFSAIDKLNKDNFDLKLKVHFLEEKLNKLGPDVNRIALQENIELKVSGKTMERELYRCKKSLARAQTKAESCQRELEEFQEMWKRKQGDDAPQKELNWMKEEMETKDIEINELREDLKAAQEKQSDELQELRGQISDLEYTIREKDRLLDEKEDELEDLKEKELEEHSSLAELETELERARNQIQELKGSIERMKGESQNAEAAYQKANEERDRAVEDLKELQGEMANKSFYSKGLNRQLEEKAHALEDEVTTLRQQFNDAQEELESGRKAERQLGQQVHDLRQELVLEKGRYEDRINLLERERDVARKERDSASSQLCEIEDELRSRGDDKNLLQNRHDALTHESQELQRDLERARDNIADLEQQISDEKQRYFEAIEDLRLRHRHEIDLLQDDIESLKRKLEDSEAQFNVDRDKWESVKRTLDLQKHQAEQQASGYKRTVERLQQTESSLSGKEKRLQDAIDSEKQLHLQEKELLNCQIKDLTDDITSRRQTIESQRTELLSLKEELRVAKREGEMMEEKIRNLEDEAIILKASLEQEMQFGEDKRRNGVSELEKQLQNSLREKQTLRDQVAKAEAELSELRAALLDIEADRDELKSQLNRFHNQVDETYRFDQEKLDLRKAKLRFETDIKRLKEENRVLVEAKKTLKNELDIEVERAAGEENRLLAALDQLQDKLFTTSEQRNRELAVANNKATRLENRVKDLEAILEQQGAAEVDIPPISSDSSILRHRLDESRKKERAALQREADLKSSVRHLKARIADLEMENHELQTQQFDPISSSAGISPTSKFFEENRKLRGQVLEAHKKMKELRTKNHELQRHAMMGEERKELHELLKSATLEAESLSVKLSEREARVNELRNHLRRVREERSLSRKRVDAANNQLQVLQDKYELALDDMASRVERKGRHEKELRGLSKEILWLRARLSREERFRKDLAWSKGIMELGERVRIACNEMDLKMIAEMGVESSVAATKLSSRKKFKSAVLVVMAATRMQKLATEWRKARKIGEGLRRAKAELLKRRELAQRASAPSLIQA; from the exons ATGGCATACAATTATATTGATACACCGCGAACCCAAGTCGGGAACGCGACATACTTAAACACCGGCTTTCGAAGCACTACACGACACAACCTTTCGGCTCTAGATTCGCTCGAAAACTCCTTCCATTCGCCTTCCGAAGATAGAGATCTGCTTAAATCAGGCGAAAATAAGCGAAGTCGTAAAAGCGATGACTTCTCGCTACGAACTCCGCGAGCTGGGCCAGCTCCACGATCCGCAAAAGGAGGCATGCAAAGCCGGCGGAATCTTCCCACCGCAGCGATTCCTCGCGGCGAATTCACGCCCCTCATGAAGAGTGTTACGAAGAATAATTTTTTGCGGAATACAGGGAAGGGCGGACCGGAGACACCGGCTTTTCTGCGGAATGATTATAGGGATCCGAATACACCAGGGCTACCGAGGATCGAGGCTAGCGAAATCTATGAAGATCGCTCTATGAACTCGATCAACGAAAATGATGCCACACCCATTCCTGAAGTAGCGAGTAGCAGCCCACAAAGTACGCCTCTGCCCGTGCTGCCTTCACGGAACGGGGGCGGAGGGGTTTTGGGAGATGATAATATGATGACATTGAGGGAACAAGAAAGCGTACCATACCCATTTTCC GCTATCGATAAACTCAACAAAGACAACTTCGACCTTAAACTCAAGGTCCACTTTCTCGAGGAAAAGCTCAACAAGCTTGGACCAGATGTGAACCGCATTGCTCTGCAAGAGAATATAGAACTTAAGGTTAGCGGAAAGACGATGGAGCGAGAGCTGTATCGTTGTAAGAAGAGTCTGGCACGAGCTCAAACAAAGGCAGAGTCTTGCCAGCGAGAACTCGAAGAATTTCAGGAAATGTGGAAGAGGAAACAGGGCGATGATGCACCGCAGAAAGAATTAAACTGGATGAAGGAAGAAATGGAGACCAAAGATATTGAGATTAACGAGTTACGGGAGGACTTGAAAGCAGCACAGGAGAAGCAATCGGATGAATTGCAAGAGCTCCGAGGTCAGATCAGTGACTTAGAATATACTATCAGAGAAAAGGACCGACTGTTGGATGAAAAAGAAGACGAGCTTGAAGACctcaaagaaaaagagcTGGAGGAGCACAGTTCTCTAGCCGAGCTGGAGACCGAATTGGAACGCGCCAGAAATCAAATTCAAGAGCTAAAGGGGAGCATCGAGCGCATGAAGGGCGAATCACAGAATGCGGAGGCTGCCTATCAAAAGGCGAACGAGGAGAGAGATCGGGCTGTTGAAGACTTGAAGGAACTCCAGGGTGAAATGGCCAATAAGTCATTCTATTCCAAAGGTCTTAATCGTCAACTCGAAGAAAAAGCACACGCTCTTGAGGATGAGGTTACCACCCTACGACAGCAATTCAATGATGCGCAGGAAGAACTGGAAAGCGGGAGGAAAGCCGAACGTCAACTTGGCCAACAGGTACATGATCTTCGGCAGGAGCTTGTCCTGGAAAAAGGTAGGTATGAAGATAGGATCAACCTACTCGAACGCGAGCGTGACGTAGCGAGAAAGGAACGCGATTCCGCGTCATCCCAATTATGCGAAATCGAAGACGAGCTCCGATCCAGGGGTGACGACAAAAATCTGCTGCAAAATCGGCATGATGCGTTGACGCACGAGTCCCAAGAACTACAGAGAGATCTCGAAAGGGCTAGAGACAATATCGCGGATTTGGAACAGCAGATCTCCGACGAGAAACAAAGGTATTTCGAGGCCATCGAAGATCTCAGACTGCGACACAGACACGAGATTGATCTATTGCAAGACGATATCGAGTCTCTGAAACGTAAACTCGAAGATAGTGAAGCTCAGTTCAACGTTGATCGAGATAAATGGGAAAGCGTCAAGCGTACATTAGATTTACAGAAACATCAAGCGGAACAGCAGGCTAGCGGATATAAACGGACTGTCGAAAGGCTCCAACAAACGGAATCGTCGTTGtctggaaaagaaaagagactACAGGACGcaattgacagcgaaaaaCAGCTGCACCTACAGGAAAAGGAGCTGCTCAATTGCCAAATTAAGGATCTCACTGATGACATAACTTCCCGACGACAAACCATAGAGAGTCAAAGAACAGAGCTGCTTTCGCTCAAGGAAGAATTAAGAGTCGCCAAACGAGAAGGGGAGATGATGGAGGAAAAGATACGAAACTTGGAAGATGAAGCCATCATTCTAAAAGCAAGCCTCGAACAGGAGATGCAATTTGGTGAAGATAAACGGAGGAACGGCGTATCCGAACTGGAGAAGCAGCTACAGAATTCTCTCCGGGAGAAACAAACTCTCCGCGACCAGGTCGCGAAAGCAGAAGCAGAGTTAAGCGAGCTTCGGGCAGCCCTTCTCGATATTGAAGCTGATCGTGATGAGTTAAAGAGTCAACTTAACCGTTTCCACAATCAAGTGGACGAAACTTATCGATTTGATCAAGAGAAACTAGATCTTCGCAAAGCCAAGCTACGTTTCGAAACCGATATCAAACGGTTGAAAGAGGAGAACAGAGTTCTAGTTGAAGCGAAGAAGACGCTAAAGAATGAACTAGATATTGAAGTCGAAAGAGCTGCAGGTGAAGAGAATAGGCTGCTAGCAGCGCTCGATCAGCTCCAAGATAAACTCTTTACGACATCTGAACAACGGAATCGCGAATTGGCGGTTGCTAATAATAAAGCAACTCGATTGGAGAATCGCGTTAAGGATCTCGAGGCTATTCTCGAGCAGCAGGGCGCGGCTGAAGTAGACATTCCTCCGATATCATCTGACTCTTCCATTCTCCGTCATCGTTTGGACGAATCCCGCAAGAAGGAGAGGGCAGCCCTTCAACGTGAAGCAGACCTCAAATCGTCTGTCCGACACCTCAAGGCCCGTATCGCTGACCTCGAGATGGAGAATCACGAATTACAGACGCAACAGTTCGATCCAATCAGCTCCAGCGCTGGCATATCACCGACGTCAAAGTTTTTCGAAGAGAATCGCAAGCTTCGTGGTCAAGTGCTTGAAGCCCACAAAAAGATGAAGGAGCTGCGAACCAAAAACCATGAGCTTCAACGCCACGCCATGATGGGAGAGGAACGAAAAGAGCTCCATGAGTTGCTCAAGTCCGCAACACTTGAGGCGGAGTCTCTGTCCGTGAAGCTATCTGAGCGCGAGGCGCGTGTTAACGAGCTACGAAACCATCTGCGTCGAGTCCGCGAGGAGCGCTCTCTCTCTAGAAAGCGAGTAGATGCTGCAAATAACCAACTCCAGGTACTTCAAGATAAATACGAATTAGCCTTGGATGACATGGCTAGCCGGGTGGAGAGAAAAGGACGACATGAGAAGGAGCTGAGGGGTCTGAGTAAAGAAATTCTTTGGCTTAGAGCCAGATTATCGAGGGAAGAGAGGTTCCGGAAAGATCTTGCATGGAGTAAGGGTATCATGGAGCTTGGAGAGCGGGTCCGGATTGCTTG TAATGAAATGGACCTTAAGATGATTGCAGAAATGGGCGTCGAATCCAGTGTTGCTGCCACAAAATTGAGCTCCAGAAAGAAATTCAAGAGCGCTGTTTTGGTAGTCATGGCAGCCACTCGAATGCAAAAACTGGCGACTGAGTGGAGAAAGGCGAGAAAGATTGGCGAAGGGCTTCGGAGAGCAAAGGCCGAGCTGCTGAAAAGAAGAGAACTTGCCCAGAGGGCGTCGGCTCCTAGTCTCATACAGGCTTGA
- the SHM2 gene encoding Serine hydroxymethyltransferase, cytosolic (EggNog:ENOG410PFHX~COG:E~BUSCO:5540at33183), protein MPTYALSQAHKDQLEKSLVETDPEVSEIMKREIQRQRESIVLIASENVTSRAVFDALGSPMSNKYSEGYPGARYYGGNQHIDEIEILCQQRALKAFNLDPEKWGVNVQCLSGSPANLQVYQALMRPHDRLMGLDLPHGGHLSHGYQTPQKKISAVSTYFETFPYRVNLETGIIDYDTLEANAQLYRPKCLVAGTSAYCRLIDYARMRKIADSVGAYLIVDMAHISGLIAAGVIPSPFEYADVVTTTTHKSLRGPRGAMIFFRKGVRSVDPKTGKEIMYDLENPINFSVFPGHQGGPHNHTITALAVALKQAATPEFRQYQEQVVKNAKAVETEFKRLGYKLVADGTDSHMVLLDLRPKALDGARVEAVLEAINIACNKNSIPGDKSALTPCGIRIGAPAMTSRGMGEEDFKRITRYIDRAINICKDIQAGLPKEANKLKDFKAKVATGTVPEIVDLKKEISEWASSFPLPV, encoded by the exons ATGCCTACATACGCTCTTTCACAGGCCCACAAGGAC CAACTCGAGAAGTCTCTCGTCGAGACTGATCCTGAGGTTTCTGAGATCATG AAAAGAGAGATCCAGCGCCAGAGGGAGTCGATCGTCCTCATTGCCTCGGAGAATGTCACTTCTCGTGCTGTTTTTGATGCCTTAGGGTCTCCCATGTCCAACAAATACTCTGAGGGCTATCCCGGAGCTCGTTACTATGGTGGTAATCAGCACATCGATGAGATCGAGATTCTGTGCCAGCAGAGAGCTCTCAAAGCCTTCAATTTGGATCCCGAGAAATGGGGTGTCAACGTGCAGTGTCTCAGTGGTAGTCCTGCCAACCTGCAAGTCTATCAGGCTCTGATGAGGCCTCATGATAGACTTATGGGCTTGGACTTGCCCCACGGAGGTCATCTGAGTCACGGATACCAAACTCCTCAGAAGAA GATCTCTGCAGTCTCCACCTACTTTGAGACTTTCCCCTACAGAGTTAACCTTGAGACGGGCATCATTGACTACGACACCCTCGAGGCCAATGCTCAGCTGTACCGACCAAAGTGCCTTGTTGCTGGAACATCAGCATACTGCCGTCTCATCGACTATGCGCGCATGCGTAAGATCGCCGACTCCGTTGGAGCTTACTTGATTGTCGATATGGctcatatttctggattgaTCGCCGCCGGCGTCATCCCGTCCCCATTCGAGTACGCTGATGTCGTCACTACCACCACTCACAAGTCTCTCCGTGGTCCCAGAGGAGCTATGATCTTCTTTAGAAAGGGCGTGCGAAGTGTTGACCCCAAGACCGGCAAGGAGATCATGTACGATCTCGAGAACCCTATCAACTTCTCCGTCTTCCCTGGTCACCAGGGCGGCCCTCACAACCACACTATTACTGCCTTGGCTGTTGCTCTCAAACAAGCTGCTACTCCGGAATTCAGACAGTACCAGGAGCAGGTTGTGAAGAACGCCAAGGCTGTCGAGACCGAATTCAAGCGTCTCGGCTACAAGCTCGTTGCCGACGGAACCGACAGCCACATGGTTCTCTTGGATTTGAGGCCCAAGGCTCTTGATGGCGCTCGTGTCGAAGCTGTCCTTGAGGCTATTAACATTGCTTGCAACAAGAACTCCATTCCCGGAGACAAGTCCGCCTTGACCCCATGCGGTATCAGAATCGGCGCTCCAGCCATGACCAGCCGTGGCATGGGTGAGGAGGACTTCAAGCGTATCACCCGATACATCGACCGTGCAATCAATATCTGCAAGGACATCCAGGCTGGTCTTCCCAAGGAGGCCAACAAGCTCAAGGACTTCAAGGCCAAGGTTGCCACCGGTACCGTCCCGGAGATCGTTGATCTCAAGAAGGAGATCAGCGAATGGGCCAGCTCTTTCCCTCTTCCAGTATAA
- the VPS4 gene encoding Vacuolar protein sorting-associated protein 4 (EggNog:ENOG410PG4M~COG:O~BUSCO:6880at33183), producing MSNTDFLGRAIDTVRKAIEHDNAGEYEKAYQTYYSALELFMLALKWEKNPKSKEMIRAKTGEYMERAEKLKNHLAGTDNRKKPSAVGANGKVAHGSGKGGKDDDDDDADTKKLRGALAGAILSEKPNVKWEDVAGLDAAKEALKEAVILPIKFPNLFTGRRQPWKGILLYGPPGTGKSYLAKAVATEANSTFFSVSSSDLVSKWMGESERLVKQLFNMARENKPAIIFIDEIDALCGPRGEGESEASRRIKTELLVQMDGVGNDTKGVLILGATNIPWQLDMAIRRRFQRRVHISLPDTAARMKMFMLNVGSTPCKLTQADYRALAEMTEGYSGSDISIAVQDALMQPVRKIQSATHYKKVLLDDQEKLTPCSPGDHGAIEMSWVDVDADKLLEPPLLLRDFVKAVKSSRPTVSEEDLEKNEEWTKKFGSEGA from the exons ATGAGCAACACCGACTTCCTCGGCCGTGCCATCGACACGGTCAGAAAAGCGATCGAGCATGACAATGCGGGGGAGTACGAAAAGGCCTACCAGACGTACTACTCCGCCCTCGAGCTTTTCATGCTCGCTCTAAAATGGGAGAAGAATCCTAAATCGAAGGAAATGATTCGCGCCAAGACGGGGGAGTACATGGAGAGAGCGGAAAAGCTGAAAAACCACTTAGCGGGGACAGACAATAGGAAGAAGCCTAGCGCGGTGGGCGCGAATGGGAAGGTAGCGCATGGGAGTGGGAAAGGAGG GAaagacgacgacgacgatgacgcCGACACGAAGAAACTACGGGGTGCACTCGCGGGCGCTATCTTATCGGAGAAGCCTAATGTGAAATGGGAGGATGTTGCTGGTCTTGATGCGGCGAAAGAAGCGCTCAAAGAAGCGGTCATATTGCCCATTAAGTTCCCAAATCTTTTCACGGGAAGACGCCAGCCATGGAAGGGAATATTACTCTACGGCCCTCCAGGCACTGGCAAGTCGTATTTAGCAAAAGCGGTTGCGACAGAGGCAAATAGCACATTTTTCAGCGTGAGCAGTAGTGATCTAGTTTCAAAGTGGATGGGTGAGAGTGAGAG ACTTGTAAAACAATTATTCAACATGGCAAGAGAAAATAAGCCAGCGATTATATTCATTGACGAGATCGATGCCCTCTGCGGGCCTCGTGGAGAAGGGGAATCAGAAGCATCCCGCCGAATAAAAACCGAATTACTTGTCCAAATGGACGGCGTCGGAAATGATACGAAGGGAGTATTGATCCTTGGTGCAACAAATATTCCCTGGCAATTAGATATGGCTATTCGACGAAGATTTCAGCGCAGGGTGCACATCAGTTTACCCGATACGGCCGCACGAATGAAGATGTTTATGCTGAATGTTGGCTCGACACCATGTAAATTGACGCAAGCGGATTACCGAGCGCTAGCCGAAATGACGGAGGGCTATTCTGGTAGTGATATCAGTATTGCAGTCCAGGATGCTTTAATGCAGCCTGTGAGAAAGATTCAGTCAGCTACACATTATAAGAAG GTTCTTTTAGACGATCAAGAAAAGCTTACCCCGTGCTCTCCAGGCGATCATGGGGCGATTGAAATGTCCTGGGTAGATGTTGATGCTGATAAACTTCTTGAACCTCCCCTTTTGCTAAGGGACTTTGTGAAAGCCGTTAAATCCTCCAGGCCGACAGTTAGCGAAGAAGATCTGGAAAAAAATGAAGAATGGACGAAGAAGTTTGGCAGCGAAGGTGCCTAA
- a CDS encoding uncharacterized protein (EggNog:ENOG410PTYG~COG:S), with the protein MSAKHSPVAPSPAHKTPVTHSTTANTTANTPAAPQDPMSPSETTPTVPFPPPQTFDILPPLHALFVRLLSTPPHAQQAAATNPDATSALGESSLLTTAGIDATEMHSLDPRALTTGASTVKIRIQKARSAIEELPDINRSVAEQEEEIKHLEQKIARLRDVIQDFGRRSRDVINGQ; encoded by the coding sequence ATGTCTGCCAAACATTCTCCCGTTGCTCCCTCCCCAGCACACAAAACTCCTGTCACCCATTCGACTACTGCCAATACTACAGCCAACACTCCCGCCGCCCCGCAGGACCCGATGTCCCCGTCCGAAACCACTCCCACGGTGCCCTTCCCGCCGCCGCAAACTTTCGACATTCTGCCACCACTCCACGCCCTCTTCGTCCGTCTCCTTTCCACCCCGCCGCACGCGCAGCAAGCCGCTGCAACGAACCCAGATGCAACCAGTGCACTCGGCGAATCATCTCTCCTCACCACCGCCGGCATCGACGCGACGGAAATGCACTCACTCGACCCCCGCGCACTCACCACGGGAGCGAGCACGGTGAAGATACGGATTCAAAAGGCCAGGAGCGCTATCGAAGAGTTGCCCGACATAAACAGGTCGGTTGCGGAGCAGGAGGAAGAGATCAAGCATCTCGAGCAGAAGATTGCGCGGTTACGGGATGTTATCCAGGATTTTGGTCGGAGGAGTAGAGATGTCATCAACGGGCAGTGA
- a CDS encoding uncharacterized protein (EggNog:ENOG410PSVB~COG:S), with protein sequence MKAAISQETVTDSDSSSNDSTSDSESEAQVPSKTPVQKSTSNPKSKQMPERAQSSSESSSESSSPSSGSESESEIQEIQKSAIPKNSSEKRVTIADGHATEAMIPVKPFRPPEGFQLVQKSSLPPSKLADAFSDLTGKQLWHITAPAAVPVSSIKQLALDAVATGETILTHKGVDYRLREDQIGVERTKSLLLPEKYGNSYRRQRLDVAQTFHVERVVRPPGQGSESQIEALKKKTKPLPSQPKNLRMRYIPFGSSSAQLEGDVGTDDSEMEVTFKEPRGGHIDGEAKKKKKRKHTDVDGSIHVQDPEPQSQAALPRKKSKKSHNHDDAAHHKQESGSLEGSKRGRSQKSGTQKSIKKHRDETSQERRARREERKRKKEEKSCAE encoded by the exons ATGAAGGCGGCCATAAGTCAAGAGACTGTCACGGACAGCGACAGTTCGAGCAACGACAGTACGAGTGATAGCGAATCTGAAGCACAGGTGCCATCTAAGACGCCGGTCCAAAAATCCACTTCAAACCCCAAATCGAAGCAAATGCCGGAACGGGCGCAAAGTTCCTCTGAGTCGAGTAGCGAATCAAGTTCACCTAGTTCGGGTTCCGAATCCGAATCCGAAATCCAGGAGATCCAAAAAAGCGCAATACCCAAGAACTCCTCCGAGAAAAGAGTTACAATTGCTGATGG GCACGCGACGGAAGCTATGATACCTGTGAAGCCATTTCGCCCGCCTGAAGGATTTCAACTAGTTCAGAAATCGTCTTTGCCGCCATCCAAGCTTGCGGATGCCTTCTCCGACCTTACTGGTAAACAATTATGGCATATCACCGCCCCCGCCGCTGTCCCTGTTTCATCGATCAAGCAGCTCGCGCTGGACGCAGTCGCAACCGGAGAAACTATCCTGACACACAAGGGAGTCGATTATCGTCTTCGGGAAGATCAAATAGGCGTCGAAAGAACTAAAAGCTTACTTCTTCCTGAGAAATATGGCAACAGTTATCGTCGACAGCGATTGGATGTCGCGCAGACATTTCACGTGGAGCGTGTTGTTAGGCCTCCTGGTCAGGGATCAGAATCGCAGATTGAAGCgttaaaaaagaagacgaagCCTTTACCCTCACAGCCGAAGAATTTGCGAATGCGCTACATACCATTCGGCTCGTCTTCAGCTCAACTGGAGGGGGACGTTGGCACAGATGACTCTGAGATGGAGGTTACATTTAAGGAGCCTCGAGGAGGCCATATTGACGGAGAGgctaagaagaagaaaaagagaaaacataCGGATGTCGACGGCTCTATACACGTGCAAGATCCTGAGCCCCAATCTCAAGCAGCTTTACCGCGCAAGAAGTCTAAAAAGTCACATAACCATGATGACGCCGCGCATCATAAACAAGAATCGGGATCGCTTGAAGGGAGTAAGCGTGGCAGATCTCAGAAGTCGGGGACACAAAAAAGCATCAAGAAGCACAGAGATGAAACCAGCCAGGAACGCAGAGCTCGAAGAGAGGAAAGGAAAcgaaaaaaggaagagaagagctGCGCAGAGTAG